From Salinirubellus salinus, the proteins below share one genomic window:
- a CDS encoding BMP family lipoprotein, with the protein MRLNRRRFVTGMGTGAGIALAGCVGGPQDSGGDDTPTDDGNGDGGDDEESTPTATPMDPVNVGMVYATGGLGDGSFNDQAQTGIIQAEEELGIQYSEAQPSEVSEFANLQQQFASSEDPTYELVSCIGFLQTSALAQNAADYPDQNFMIVDSVPTTEDGEQFGNVASYVFAEQEGSYLVGQLAGLLTTQSFSAGAGSTQSDSTNVGFVGGVESPLIRRFEAGYIAGVQAANDDVDVQTSYVGDFNDPAGGREAALAMYNSGADIVYHAAGNTGTGVFQAAQDQSRFAIGVDSDQSLTRSSYADVIVASMVKRVDTAVFEGVSSVVNDEFAGGTTQALGLAEDGVGIVYGDQIGGDVPDDVVSQIEESRQAIVDGDVEVPTDPSNV; encoded by the coding sequence ATGCGCCTCAATAGACGGCGGTTCGTCACGGGCATGGGTACAGGGGCTGGAATCGCGCTCGCGGGCTGTGTCGGCGGGCCGCAGGACTCCGGCGGGGACGACACGCCGACGGACGACGGTAACGGCGACGGCGGCGACGACGAGGAGAGCACGCCGACCGCCACGCCGATGGACCCGGTCAACGTCGGGATGGTGTACGCGACCGGTGGCCTCGGCGACGGGTCGTTCAACGACCAGGCGCAGACCGGTATCATCCAGGCCGAGGAGGAACTCGGCATCCAGTACTCCGAGGCCCAGCCCTCGGAGGTCTCGGAGTTCGCCAACCTGCAACAGCAGTTCGCCTCCTCGGAGGACCCCACCTACGAGCTGGTCTCGTGCATCGGGTTCCTGCAGACCTCCGCGCTCGCGCAGAACGCGGCGGACTACCCCGACCAGAACTTCATGATCGTCGACAGCGTCCCGACGACCGAGGACGGCGAGCAGTTCGGCAACGTCGCCTCCTACGTCTTCGCCGAGCAGGAGGGGTCGTACCTCGTCGGCCAGCTCGCGGGCCTGCTGACGACGCAGTCGTTCTCCGCGGGGGCCGGGTCCACGCAGTCCGACTCCACGAACGTGGGGTTCGTCGGCGGCGTCGAGTCACCGCTCATCCGGCGGTTCGAGGCGGGCTACATCGCGGGCGTGCAGGCCGCGAACGACGACGTGGACGTCCAGACGAGCTACGTCGGCGACTTCAACGACCCGGCCGGCGGCCGCGAGGCCGCGCTGGCGATGTACAACTCCGGCGCGGACATCGTCTACCACGCCGCGGGGAACACGGGCACCGGCGTCTTCCAGGCCGCACAGGACCAGAGTCGCTTCGCCATCGGTGTCGACTCCGATCAGTCGCTCACGCGCTCGTCCTACGCGGACGTCATCGTCGCGTCGATGGTCAAGCGCGTCGATACCGCCGTCTTCGAGGGTGTCTCTTCGGTCGTGAACGACGAGTTCGCCGGCGGCACGACGCAGGCGCTCGGTCTCGCAGAGGACGGCGTCGGCATCGTCTACGGCGACCAGATCGGCGGCGACGTCCCGGATGACGTCGTGAGCCAGATCGAGGAGTCCCGGCAGGCCATCGTCGACGGCGACGTCGAGGTCCCGACGGACCCGTCGAACGTCTGA
- a CDS encoding ABC transporter ATP-binding protein, whose amino-acid sequence MTDAVHLDGITKRFPGVVANDDVDLRVERGTVHALLGENGAGKTTLMNVLYGLYEPTSGRVLVDEVERQFDSPRDAIDAGVGMIHQHFMLVDPMTVAENVTLGNEPSKALGLSVDREGAREQVRELSDRYGFDVDPDARIEDVSVGVQQRVEILKALYRGADVLILDEPTAVLTPQEVEELFGVLEELTEQGKTIIFITHKLGEAMTAADDVTVLRDGKNVGSVKADETTREELARMMVGREVLLELERAEADPGAEVLTVEGLTVQDERGVVAVDDVSLTVRAGEVFGIAGVDGNGQSELVEAVTGLRKPDEGRVTFDGEDVTDWSRGRRIREGMAFVPEDRQERGLVMEFDLVENGVLGSQHDAPYAKGGRLDWDAIEGHAGDVVEEYDVRPANVRAKAEALSGGNQQKFVVGREFARDPSLLVAMHPTRGVDIGSTEFIREELLRLRSEGVGVLLVSSKLEEAQGLADRLAVMYEGDLMAVVDPDEVTESDLGLLMAGEYPDWMDERSPPDVGPDAVSETGAERGVATDGEGGR is encoded by the coding sequence ATGACCGACGCCGTCCACCTCGACGGAATCACCAAGCGGTTCCCCGGGGTCGTGGCGAACGACGACGTGGACCTCCGTGTCGAACGCGGTACGGTCCACGCGCTCCTGGGTGAGAACGGGGCGGGCAAGACCACCCTGATGAACGTGCTCTACGGGCTCTACGAACCGACGAGCGGCCGCGTCCTCGTCGACGAGGTCGAACGGCAGTTCGACTCCCCCCGCGACGCCATCGACGCCGGAGTCGGGATGATACACCAGCACTTCATGCTGGTCGACCCGATGACCGTCGCCGAGAACGTCACACTGGGCAACGAACCGTCGAAGGCCCTCGGCCTCTCCGTCGACCGCGAGGGCGCCCGCGAGCAGGTCCGCGAGCTCTCCGACCGCTACGGCTTCGACGTCGACCCGGACGCCCGCATCGAGGACGTCTCGGTGGGCGTCCAGCAGCGCGTCGAGATCCTGAAGGCGCTCTACCGGGGTGCGGACGTGCTCATCCTCGACGAGCCGACCGCGGTGCTCACTCCGCAGGAGGTCGAGGAGCTGTTCGGCGTCCTCGAGGAGTTGACCGAGCAGGGCAAGACTATCATCTTCATCACGCACAAGTTGGGCGAGGCGATGACCGCCGCGGACGACGTGACCGTGCTCCGCGACGGGAAGAACGTCGGGAGCGTGAAGGCCGACGAGACCACCCGCGAGGAACTGGCCCGGATGATGGTCGGCCGCGAGGTGCTGCTCGAACTCGAGCGCGCCGAGGCGGACCCCGGCGCCGAGGTACTGACCGTGGAGGGGCTGACGGTTCAGGACGAGCGTGGCGTCGTCGCCGTCGACGACGTCTCGCTCACCGTCCGGGCTGGCGAGGTGTTCGGCATCGCCGGCGTCGACGGCAACGGCCAGTCCGAGCTCGTGGAGGCGGTGACGGGCCTCCGGAAGCCGGACGAGGGGCGCGTCACCTTCGACGGGGAGGACGTGACCGACTGGTCGCGCGGCCGCCGCATCCGCGAGGGGATGGCGTTCGTCCCCGAGGACCGACAGGAGCGGGGACTGGTGATGGAGTTCGACCTCGTCGAGAACGGCGTCCTCGGCAGTCAGCACGACGCCCCCTACGCGAAGGGCGGCCGCCTCGACTGGGACGCCATCGAGGGGCACGCCGGCGACGTGGTCGAGGAGTACGACGTCCGTCCGGCGAACGTGCGGGCGAAAGCAGAGGCACTCTCGGGCGGGAACCAGCAGAAGTTCGTCGTCGGCCGGGAGTTCGCCCGCGACCCGTCGCTGCTCGTGGCGATGCACCCCACCCGCGGCGTCGACATCGGCTCGACGGAGTTCATCCGCGAGGAACTGCTCCGACTGCGGTCGGAGGGGGTCGGCGTGCTGCTGGTCTCCTCGAAGTTGGAGGAGGCACAGGGACTGGCCGACCGCCTCGCCGTGATGTACGAGGGCGACCTGATGGCCGTCGTCGACCCGGACGAGGTGACGGAGTCCGACCTCGGCCTGCTGATGGCCGGTGAGTACCCCGACTGGATGGACGAGCGGTCGCCACCCGACGTCGGACCGGACGCCGTCTCGGAGACCGGTGCGGAGCGCGGGGTCGCGACCGATGGGGAGGGCGGTCGATGA
- a CDS encoding ABC transporter permease translates to MSGDDSTVDDLRTRVRAGLIRLGQASATERIALSLAALALSIAVGTLLILVAGRATTCQTAAFTLTHPTPFGLPRLFSMGFCFDPVQVFDRLFLGALGDPIQEDWQLLTVGFDPFVFYFDLNPFAADYSPLNAQMAVTLRQTTVLVFTGLSVAIAFKAGIFNIGSQGQLVVGGLATAVTLLAAEGAVTGALGQGLGAVLVLVPLGVLVGALVGGFYGAIPGALKAYAEANEVITTIMLNFVATGVVFFLVSNYFRNPDSQAVETAPLGSASTFPPLLFEARDDFSLVALLFGVALMGALYYLLEYTSFGYDVRTSGIQPEAAEYGGVDAKRTIVSSMTISGALAGIGGAVYVMMILGKYQTGVPAFGFDGITVSILAGNNPLGVGFAAFLFGTLKSGSTVVQFATDVPPQLVAVLRGLIILFVAMPEFFRMIGRRLASVGGRRQDSGVAVATDGSGVTAGGEPGGPGGEADE, encoded by the coding sequence ATGAGCGGGGACGACTCGACCGTCGACGACCTCCGGACGCGGGTGCGAGCGGGACTGATCCGGCTCGGGCAGGCGTCGGCCACCGAACGCATCGCGCTCTCGCTCGCCGCGCTCGCGCTCTCCATCGCCGTCGGGACGCTGCTCATCCTCGTCGCCGGTCGGGCCACCACGTGTCAGACCGCGGCGTTCACGCTGACCCACCCGACTCCGTTCGGCCTCCCGCGGCTGTTCTCGATGGGGTTCTGTTTCGATCCGGTGCAGGTGTTCGACCGGCTGTTCCTCGGTGCGCTCGGCGATCCGATACAGGAGGACTGGCAGCTGCTGACCGTCGGCTTCGACCCGTTCGTGTTCTACTTCGACCTGAACCCGTTCGCGGCGGACTACTCGCCGCTGAACGCGCAGATGGCGGTCACGCTCCGCCAGACGACCGTGCTCGTGTTCACTGGGCTCTCGGTCGCCATCGCGTTCAAGGCCGGCATCTTCAACATCGGGTCGCAGGGCCAGCTCGTCGTCGGGGGCCTCGCAACCGCGGTCACCCTGCTCGCCGCGGAGGGCGCTGTGACCGGCGCGCTCGGGCAGGGGCTGGGTGCCGTGCTCGTCCTGGTCCCGCTCGGCGTGCTCGTGGGTGCGCTGGTCGGGGGGTTCTACGGCGCCATCCCCGGCGCACTGAAGGCCTACGCCGAGGCGAACGAGGTCATCACGACCATCATGCTAAACTTCGTCGCCACGGGCGTCGTCTTCTTCCTCGTCTCGAACTACTTCCGCAACCCCGATTCGCAGGCCGTCGAGACCGCGCCGCTCGGGTCGGCCTCGACGTTCCCGCCGCTGCTGTTCGAGGCGCGCGACGACTTCTCGCTCGTCGCGCTCCTGTTCGGCGTCGCGCTGATGGGGGCGCTCTACTACCTGCTCGAGTACACCTCGTTCGGCTACGATGTCCGGACATCGGGCATCCAGCCCGAGGCCGCGGAGTACGGCGGCGTCGACGCCAAGCGGACCATCGTCTCCAGCATGACCATCTCGGGCGCGCTCGCCGGTATCGGCGGTGCCGTCTACGTGATGATGATCCTCGGCAAGTACCAGACCGGCGTGCCCGCGTTCGGGTTCGACGGCATCACCGTCTCCATCCTCGCGGGTAACAACCCGCTGGGCGTCGGCTTCGCCGCGTTCCTCTTCGGGACACTGAAATCCGGGTCGACGGTGGTCCAGTTCGCCACCGACGTCCCGCCACAGCTCGTGGCAGTCCTGCGTGGCCTCATCATCCTATTCGTGGCGATGCCGGAGTTCTTCCGGATGATCGGCCGGCGGCTCGCGTCCGTCGGCGGCCGTCGACAGGACTCGGGAGTGGCCGTCGCGACAGACGGGAGCGGCGTGACAGCCGGGGGCGAGCCGGGCGGGCCCGGAGGTGAGGCCGATGAGTAA
- a CDS encoding ABC transporter permease encodes MSNVDADTLRERVVDGLTGMDRRRAIGVTVGAAVFVALVLLGLLAPDTIAGDILDIVLTESAWGAALRLSAPIALAALGGIYAEKSGVINIGLEGLLIISAFTAVWITDVVATGTDLGGLSVLFGFFAGVVASALLSLVFAVVCIEFRADQIIAGLAIWLVALGLAPFASQLFYGGPNTSSVGTVPTLPDVLGFLPRGSELPQWVNPPALGVGPLDTLLDVVLFVLTRPLLFAADVLLSSSLSVYLMFAMVVLSWYGLFRTRFGRWVRASGENPRALDTAGVDVSRVRYAAVLVSGVLSGMGGAALSLGLGQFTGNGPTMVNGKGFIAIVAYLFGNYNPVGAFLSTFLFAGLDALQLTLQTRGTGIPDSLVRIIPFVTVIVVLALVGKTRIPEAAGEHYESGEE; translated from the coding sequence ATGAGTAACGTCGACGCCGACACCCTCCGCGAGCGGGTCGTGGACGGCCTGACCGGGATGGACCGCCGTCGCGCCATCGGCGTGACCGTCGGTGCCGCGGTGTTCGTCGCGCTCGTCCTGCTCGGCTTGCTCGCGCCAGACACCATCGCGGGCGACATCCTGGACATCGTCCTGACGGAGTCGGCGTGGGGCGCGGCCCTCCGCCTCTCCGCACCCATCGCGCTGGCCGCGCTCGGCGGTATCTACGCCGAGAAGAGCGGCGTCATCAACATCGGGCTGGAGGGACTGCTCATCATCTCGGCGTTCACCGCGGTCTGGATCACGGACGTCGTCGCCACCGGGACGGACCTTGGCGGCCTGAGCGTCCTGTTCGGCTTCTTCGCTGGCGTCGTCGCCAGCGCGCTGCTCTCGCTCGTGTTCGCGGTGGTCTGCATCGAGTTCCGTGCGGACCAGATCATCGCCGGCCTCGCCATCTGGCTGGTGGCGCTCGGCCTCGCGCCGTTCGCGTCCCAGCTGTTCTACGGCGGCCCCAACACCTCCTCGGTGGGGACGGTGCCGACGCTCCCGGACGTGCTCGGCTTCCTGCCCCGCGGGAGCGAACTCCCACAGTGGGTGAACCCGCCGGCACTCGGCGTCGGTCCCCTCGACACGCTACTCGACGTCGTGCTGTTCGTGCTCACGCGCCCGCTCCTGTTCGCCGCCGACGTGCTCCTGTCGTCGTCGCTCTCCGTCTACCTCATGTTCGCGATGGTCGTGCTGTCGTGGTACGGCCTGTTCCGCACCCGGTTCGGTCGCTGGGTCCGGGCCAGTGGGGAGAACCCGCGCGCGCTCGACACCGCCGGCGTCGACGTCTCGCGGGTGCGCTACGCGGCCGTCCTCGTCTCCGGGGTCCTCTCGGGGATGGGCGGGGCCGCGCTCTCGCTCGGCCTCGGGCAGTTCACCGGCAACGGCCCGACGATGGTCAACGGCAAGGGGTTCATCGCCATCGTCGCGTACCTGTTCGGGAACTACAACCCGGTCGGCGCGTTCCTCTCGACCTTCCTGTTCGCCGGACTCGACGCCCTGCAGTTGACGCTGCAGACTCGCGGGACAGGCATCCCGGACTCGCTAGTGCGCATCATCCCGTTCGTCACGGTCATCGTGGTGCTGGCGCTCGTCGGGAAGACCCGCATCCCGGAGGCCGCGGGCGAGCACTACGAGTCCGGCGAGGAGTGA
- the cdd gene encoding cytidine deaminase, whose product MDHSADELVAAAREALANAYVPYSEYEVGAALLAGDGTVYTGANIENANYSNSLHAEEVAVSRAWMDGAREFVAIAVSSGVRDGVTPCGMCRQTLAELCPGDMPVYCDEGESVTEYSLGELIPATISRETLGK is encoded by the coding sequence ATGGACCACTCCGCCGACGAACTCGTCGCCGCGGCCCGCGAGGCACTCGCGAATGCCTACGTCCCCTACTCGGAGTACGAGGTGGGTGCGGCCCTCCTCGCCGGGGACGGCACCGTCTACACGGGGGCGAACATCGAGAACGCGAACTACTCGAACAGCCTCCACGCGGAGGAGGTGGCCGTCTCGCGGGCGTGGATGGACGGCGCCCGCGAGTTCGTCGCCATCGCCGTCTCCTCGGGCGTCAGGGACGGCGTCACCCCGTGTGGGATGTGCCGCCAGACGCTCGCCGAACTCTGCCCCGGCGACATGCCCGTCTACTGCGACGAGGGCGAGTCGGTGACCGAGTACAGCCTCGGTGAACTCATCCCGGCTACCATCTCGCGGGAGACGCTCGGGAAGTGA
- a CDS encoding nucleoside phosphorylase — protein MDSEDPNDEVQYHLGVGPNDVAGPVLLPGDPERVPKIAEAWDDSEQVASHREYRTMRGTYEGAPLTCTSTGIGSPSAAIAVEELARVGADTFLRVGSCGVIQPGIDVGDLVITTGAVRQEGTSGEYVREDYPAAASHEVVSALVAAAEELGYDYHLGVTCSTDSFYAGQSRPGFGGYQRPDSEARIAELREAGVVNFEMETAAICTLAGLYDLRAGAVCTVYANRETGEFEPTGERRAGRCASRASAILAEMDAEVEESGAKAWHAGLSLDR, from the coding sequence ATGGACTCCGAGGACCCGAACGACGAGGTACAGTACCACCTCGGGGTGGGCCCGAACGACGTGGCCGGTCCCGTGCTGTTGCCGGGCGACCCGGAGCGCGTCCCCAAGATCGCCGAGGCGTGGGACGACAGCGAGCAGGTCGCCAGTCACCGCGAGTACCGGACGATGCGTGGTACCTACGAGGGCGCCCCCCTGACCTGCACGTCGACGGGGATCGGCTCGCCGTCGGCGGCCATCGCCGTCGAGGAACTCGCCCGCGTCGGGGCGGACACCTTCCTCCGGGTCGGCTCCTGTGGAGTCATCCAGCCCGGCATCGACGTGGGTGACCTCGTCATCACCACCGGCGCCGTGCGACAGGAGGGGACCAGCGGCGAGTACGTCCGCGAGGACTACCCCGCGGCCGCGAGTCACGAGGTCGTGAGCGCGCTCGTCGCCGCCGCCGAGGAACTCGGCTACGACTACCACCTCGGGGTCACCTGCTCGACCGACTCGTTCTACGCGGGCCAGTCCCGACCGGGCTTCGGCGGGTACCAGCGCCCCGACAGCGAGGCACGCATCGCCGAGTTACGGGAGGCGGGCGTGGTCAACTTCGAGATGGAGACGGCCGCCATCTGCACGCTCGCGGGGCTCTACGACCTCCGCGCGGGCGCGGTGTGTACGGTCTACGCGAACCGCGAGACGGGCGAGTTCGAACCGACGGGCGAGCGTCGCGCCGGGAGGTGTGCGAGTCGCGCGAGCGCCATCCTCGCGGAGATGGACGCCGAGGTGGAGGAGAGTGGCGCGAAGGCGTGGCACGCGGGACTCTCGCTGGATCGGTAA
- a CDS encoding Hsp20/alpha crystallin family protein, with protein sequence MTTHHPQHEVELYREDDTYVVVAELPEAEREAIDVDWTEGHLNIAAEVNTDDRRRVVTRRLSFPKEIDPDGITATYEDDVLEVTLPIIGEGRPQALRIDVE encoded by the coding sequence ATGACGACTCACCACCCCCAACACGAGGTGGAACTGTACCGCGAAGACGACACCTACGTCGTCGTCGCCGAACTCCCCGAGGCCGAGCGCGAGGCCATCGACGTCGACTGGACCGAAGGCCACCTCAACATCGCGGCCGAGGTGAACACGGACGACCGCCGACGTGTCGTCACCCGACGGCTCTCCTTCCCGAAGGAGATCGACCCGGACGGCATCACCGCGACGTACGAGGACGACGTCCTCGAGGTCACGCTCCCCATCATTGGCGAGGGGCGACCGCAGGCGCTCCGAATCGACGTCGAGTAA
- a CDS encoding amphi-Trp domain-containing protein yields MPEEVLFKSESDQSREEIAAYLRKVADNLERGDAITLKAGSESVTLNPPARPTFEVKAEREGPAGNMTERSIEFEIEWDENDGERGGGGGKLEIE; encoded by the coding sequence ATGCCTGAAGAAGTCCTGTTCAAATCAGAGAGCGACCAGAGTCGAGAAGAGATCGCAGCGTACCTTCGAAAAGTCGCGGATAATCTCGAACGTGGAGATGCGATCACCCTGAAAGCAGGCTCCGAGTCTGTGACGCTGAATCCCCCTGCCCGACCGACATTCGAAGTCAAAGCTGAGCGCGAAGGCCCGGCTGGCAACATGACTGAGCGAAGTATCGAATTCGAGATCGAGTGGGACGAGAACGACGGTGAGAGGGGTGGCGGAGGTGGTAAGCTAGAAATCGAGTAG
- a CDS encoding CDC48 family AAA ATPase has translation MKLTVKPLKQKDAGRGLAAIDRAAMREMELENGDYIVIDGRSGGRAVARVWPGYPEDEGAGVVRVDGRLRQEANVGIDDKVEVEAADVKPAKSITVALPQNLRIRGNVGPHIRDKLSGQAVTKGQQVPFSLGLGPLSSMSGQQIPLKIANTNPQGTVVVTDGTEVEVSEKPAEQITGGRPATGEGPSVAYEDIGGLDDELDKVREMIELPMRHPELFQQLGIEPPKGVLLHGPPGTGKTLMAKAVANEIDAYFTDISGPEIMSKYYGESEEQLREVFEEAEENAPAIVFIDEIDSIAPKRGETSGDVERRVVAQLLSLMDGMDERSDVVVIGATNRLDALDPALRRGGRFDREIEIGVPDADGRLEILQVHTRGMPLADDVNLQQYAESTHGFVGADLESLAKEGAMNSLRRIRPQLDLEQDQIDADVLESMTVTETDFKEALKGITPSALREVFVEVPDVTWEQVGGLESTKERLRETIQWPLEYPEVFEQLDMAAARGVLLYGPPGTGKTLLAKAVANEAQSNFISIKGPELLNKYVGESEKGVREVFEKARANAPTVIFFDEIDSIAGERGQRMGDSGVGERVVSQLLTELDGLEELEDVVVIATTNRPDLIDAALLRPGRLDRHVHVPVPDEDARRAILEVHTREKPLADDIDLDDLATDMEGYVGADIEAVCREAAMNASRELITSVDPEDIGSSVGNVRITREHFEQALEEVNPSVTDETRQRYEEIERRFEQHESETYDDRDVSRTFQ, from the coding sequence ATGAAACTCACCGTCAAACCCCTGAAACAGAAAGACGCCGGCCGTGGACTGGCCGCGATAGACCGCGCCGCGATGCGCGAGATGGAACTGGAGAACGGTGACTACATCGTCATCGACGGGCGCAGCGGAGGCCGTGCGGTGGCCCGCGTCTGGCCCGGCTACCCCGAGGACGAGGGCGCGGGCGTCGTCCGCGTCGACGGTCGGCTCCGACAGGAGGCCAACGTCGGCATCGACGACAAGGTGGAGGTCGAGGCCGCCGACGTCAAGCCCGCGAAGTCCATCACCGTCGCGCTCCCGCAGAACCTCCGCATCCGCGGGAACGTCGGTCCCCACATCCGTGACAAACTGAGCGGGCAGGCCGTCACGAAGGGCCAGCAGGTGCCGTTCTCGCTCGGTCTCGGCCCGCTCTCCTCGATGAGTGGCCAGCAGATTCCGCTCAAGATAGCCAACACCAACCCGCAGGGCACCGTCGTCGTCACCGACGGGACGGAGGTCGAGGTCAGCGAGAAGCCCGCCGAGCAGATCACGGGTGGCCGTCCGGCCACTGGCGAGGGACCGTCCGTCGCCTACGAGGACATCGGTGGGCTGGACGACGAACTCGACAAGGTCCGGGAGATGATCGAACTCCCGATGCGCCACCCCGAACTGTTCCAGCAGCTCGGCATCGAGCCGCCGAAGGGGGTGCTCCTGCACGGCCCGCCGGGCACCGGGAAGACCCTGATGGCGAAGGCCGTCGCCAACGAGATAGACGCGTACTTCACGGACATCTCCGGCCCGGAGATCATGTCGAAGTACTACGGCGAGAGCGAGGAACAGCTCCGCGAGGTGTTCGAGGAGGCCGAGGAGAACGCCCCGGCCATCGTCTTCATCGACGAGATCGACTCCATCGCCCCGAAACGTGGCGAGACGAGCGGTGACGTCGAACGCCGCGTCGTCGCCCAGTTGCTCTCGCTGATGGACGGCATGGACGAGCGCAGCGACGTGGTCGTCATCGGCGCGACGAACCGCCTCGACGCGCTCGACCCCGCGCTGCGACGTGGTGGCCGCTTCGACCGCGAGATAGAGATCGGCGTCCCGGACGCCGACGGCCGCCTCGAGATCCTCCAGGTCCACACCCGCGGGATGCCGCTGGCCGACGACGTGAACCTCCAGCAGTACGCCGAGTCCACCCACGGGTTCGTGGGTGCGGACCTCGAGTCGCTGGCGAAGGAGGGCGCGATGAACTCGCTGCGGCGCATCCGCCCGCAGCTCGACCTCGAACAGGACCAGATCGACGCCGACGTACTCGAGTCGATGACCGTCACCGAGACAGACTTCAAGGAGGCGCTGAAGGGCATCACGCCCTCGGCGCTCCGCGAGGTGTTCGTCGAGGTGCCGGACGTCACCTGGGAGCAGGTCGGCGGCCTCGAATCGACCAAGGAGCGGCTCCGCGAGACCATCCAGTGGCCGCTCGAGTACCCCGAAGTGTTCGAGCAACTGGACATGGCCGCCGCACGCGGCGTCCTGCTCTACGGCCCGCCGGGCACCGGGAAGACCCTGCTCGCGAAGGCCGTCGCCAACGAGGCCCAGTCGAACTTCATCTCCATCAAGGGGCCCGAACTGCTGAACAAGTACGTCGGTGAGTCCGAGAAGGGCGTCCGTGAGGTGTTCGAGAAGGCCCGTGCCAACGCGCCTACCGTCATCTTCTTCGACGAGATCGACTCCATCGCGGGCGAGCGCGGCCAGCGCATGGGCGACTCGGGCGTCGGCGAGCGCGTCGTCTCACAGCTCCTGACGGAACTCGACGGCCTGGAGGAGCTGGAGGACGTCGTCGTCATCGCCACGACGAACCGCCCGGACCTCATCGACGCCGCACTCCTGCGACCGGGCCGGCTGGACCGTCACGTCCACGTCCCCGTCCCGGACGAGGACGCCCGGCGTGCCATCCTCGAGGTCCACACCCGCGAGAAGCCGCTGGCCGACGACATCGACCTCGACGACCTCGCCACCGACATGGAGGGCTACGTCGGCGCCGACATCGAGGCCGTCTGCCGCGAGGCCGCGATGAACGCCTCGCGCGAACTCATCACGAGCGTCGACCCCGAGGACATCGGTTCCAGCGTCGGCAACGTCCGCATCACGCGGGAGCACTTCGAGCAGGCACTGGAGGAGGTCAACCCCTCCGTGACCGACGAGACCCGCCAGCGCTACGAGGAGATCGAGCGCCGGTTCGAACAGCACGAGAGCGAGACCTACGACGACCGGGACGTGTCCCGGACGTTCCAGTAG
- a CDS encoding HSP20 family small heat-shock protein has translation MNDQQRFVDGSVFGRRYDYADGTVLAADFGPGEATVDVVDGTVIVVAGDDQYEFEVPAGARASINNGVLTVEVPEDGDTDVDVEVDA, from the coding sequence ATGAACGACCAACAGCGGTTCGTCGACGGGTCGGTGTTCGGCCGGCGCTACGACTACGCGGACGGGACGGTGCTGGCCGCGGACTTCGGCCCCGGTGAGGCCACCGTCGACGTGGTCGACGGGACGGTCATCGTCGTCGCGGGCGACGACCAGTACGAGTTCGAGGTCCCCGCGGGCGCCAGAGCCTCTATCAACAACGGCGTCCTCACGGTCGAGGTACCGGAGGACGGCGACACGGACGTCGACGTCGAGGTAGACGCATGA
- a CDS encoding alpha/beta fold hydrolase: METVTHDERETAYRRVGDPEVLYVHGSGASHNVWANQYGRGRASVALDLSGHGRSEDVDTPSGMETMDAYADDVVAVAERTGADVLCGNSLGGAVAQHVALERDLDLSGLVLVGTGPTLAVDEGLDSLLASEFEKAIDVLHRPDLLFHDPDPEDVERSKEAMRECGQAVTLRDFRSCDTFDSRDRLGEVDVPTLVVHGEHDGMTPPELHAELADGIPDATLVEIADAAHLPFVERPTAFDDAVDAFLDGR, encoded by the coding sequence ATGGAGACGGTCACACACGACGAACGGGAGACGGCGTACCGACGAGTTGGCGACCCCGAGGTCCTGTACGTCCACGGCAGCGGGGCCAGTCACAACGTCTGGGCGAACCAGTACGGCCGGGGGCGGGCCTCGGTGGCGCTCGATCTGAGCGGGCACGGCCGGAGCGAGGACGTGGACACGCCGTCCGGGATGGAGACGATGGACGCCTACGCCGACGACGTGGTCGCCGTCGCCGAGCGGACGGGCGCGGACGTGCTCTGCGGGAACTCACTGGGCGGCGCCGTCGCCCAGCACGTCGCGCTGGAGCGTGACCTCGACCTGTCGGGACTGGTCCTCGTCGGGACGGGACCGACCCTCGCGGTGGACGAGGGGCTCGACTCGCTGCTGGCCAGCGAGTTCGAGAAGGCTATCGACGTGCTCCACCGGCCGGACCTCCTGTTCCACGACCCGGACCCCGAGGACGTCGAACGGTCGAAGGAGGCGATGCGCGAGTGTGGACAGGCGGTCACGCTCCGCGACTTCCGGAGCTGTGACACCTTCGACAGCCGTGACCGGCTGGGCGAGGTGGACGTGCCGACGCTCGTCGTCCACGGCGAACACGACGGGATGACGCCGCCGGAACTGCACGCGGAGCTGGCCGACGGGATCCCGGACGCGACGCTCGTGGAGATCGCCGACGCGGCACACCTCCCGTTCGTCGAGCGGCCCACGGCGTTCGACGACGCCGTCGACGCGTTCCTCGACGGCCGCTGA